Proteins from one Thioflavicoccus mobilis 8321 genomic window:
- a CDS encoding HypC/HybG/HupF family hydrogenase formation chaperone codes for MCLAIPARITAIDPSGQEATVTLGDVAKVVSLALVDDVVVGDYVLLHVGYALSKVSAEEAERTLALMVEAGLMEAAPSAAEGR; via the coding sequence ATGTGTCTCGCGATCCCAGCCCGGATTACCGCCATTGACCCGTCCGGCCAGGAGGCTACCGTCACCCTCGGCGACGTCGCCAAGGTCGTCTCGCTGGCCCTGGTCGACGATGTCGTCGTCGGCGACTACGTCCTGCTCCACGTCGGCTACGCCCTGAGCAAGGTCAGCGCCGAGGAGGCCGAGCGGACGCTGGCGCTGATGGTCGAGGCCGGGCTGATGGAGGCGGCCCCGTCGGCGGCCGAGGGACGATGA
- the hypD gene encoding hydrogenase formation protein HypD translates to MKYIDEFRDQTVARGLAEAIAAAVEPGRDYRLMEFCGGHTHAIFRYGVPDLMPANLRFVHGPGCPVCVLPIARLDQAIALADCHRVTLCTYGDLMRVPASGGRSLLTAKAGGADVRLVYSTQDALALARREPERQVVFLAIGFETTTPPTAVALKAARAEGLTNFSVFCNHVLTPPALRAILAAAAPDAVQIDGILGPSHVSTVIGSRPYAFVPEVFGTPLVIAGFEPLDVMHATLMLVHQINAGEHRVENQYTRAVTETGNAKAQALMAEVFTRRAEFEWRGLGWLPDSALAIAEPYADLDAERRFPVEVAAAREVKGCDCPSILRGVKRPTDCRLFGTACTPQTPLGACMVSSEGACAAYWSYGRFRAAKPRPAAGRAA, encoded by the coding sequence ATGAAATACATCGACGAGTTCCGCGATCAAACCGTCGCGCGCGGTCTGGCCGAGGCCATCGCCGCGGCCGTCGAACCGGGGCGCGACTACCGGCTGATGGAGTTCTGCGGCGGGCACACGCACGCGATCTTCCGCTACGGGGTGCCGGACCTGATGCCGGCGAATTTGCGGTTCGTCCACGGCCCGGGCTGTCCGGTCTGCGTGCTGCCGATCGCCCGCCTCGACCAGGCGATCGCCCTCGCCGATTGCCACCGGGTGACGCTGTGCACCTACGGCGACCTGATGCGGGTCCCGGCGAGCGGCGGGCGCAGCCTGCTGACCGCCAAGGCGGGCGGTGCCGACGTGCGCCTCGTCTACTCGACCCAGGACGCCCTGGCGCTGGCGCGCCGCGAGCCCGAGCGCCAGGTGGTCTTCCTCGCGATCGGCTTCGAGACCACGACGCCGCCGACCGCGGTCGCGCTGAAGGCCGCGCGCGCCGAGGGTCTGACGAACTTCTCGGTCTTCTGCAACCATGTGCTGACCCCGCCAGCCCTGCGCGCGATCCTTGCCGCGGCGGCCCCGGACGCGGTCCAGATCGACGGCATCCTCGGACCCTCGCACGTCAGCACCGTGATCGGCAGTCGCCCCTATGCCTTCGTCCCCGAGGTGTTCGGCACGCCGCTCGTCATCGCCGGCTTCGAGCCGCTCGACGTCATGCACGCGACTCTGATGCTGGTGCACCAGATCAACGCCGGCGAGCACCGGGTCGAGAACCAGTACACGCGGGCCGTCACCGAGACCGGCAACGCCAAGGCCCAGGCCCTGATGGCCGAGGTCTTCACCCGACGCGCCGAATTCGAGTGGCGCGGCCTGGGCTGGCTGCCCGATAGCGCGCTGGCCATCGCCGAGCCCTATGCCGACCTCGATGCCGAGCGGCGCTTCCCGGTCGAGGTCGCCGCCGCCCGCGAGGTCAAGGGCTGCGACTGCCCGAGCATCCTGCGCGGGGTCAAGCGGCCGACCGACTGCCGGTTGTTCGGCACCGCCTGCACGCCGCAGACTCCGCTCGGCGCCTGCATGGTCTCCTCCGAGGGGGCCTGCGCTGCCTACTGGAGCTACGGCCGCTTCCGTGCCGCCAAGCCGCGCCCCGCTGCGGGGAGGGCCGCTTGA
- the hypE gene encoding hydrogenase expression/formation protein HypE: protein MDAGRRFSARLDLAGGVIEMSHGGGGRAMAQLIDELFCRHLDNPLLAQQNDQALFTPPPGRLVVSTDGHVIAPLFFPGGDIGSLAVHGTLNDVAMAGARPLYLAAGFILEEGFPLADLERIVASMAAAANAAGVPVVTGDTKVVERGKGDGCFITTTGIGVVPDGVEISGDRARPGDAILVSGTLGDHGVAILSQRESLGFETEIGSDSAALHGLVAAMVEAVPDIHCLRDPTRGGLATTLNELARQSGVGMQIREAAIPIHPAVAAACELLGLDALYVANEGKLVAICPAAQAERLLAAMRAHPLGAAAACIGEVVEDPHGFVQMETRFGGQRIVDWLAGDQLPRIC, encoded by the coding sequence ATGGATGCAGGGCGTCGCTTCTCGGCCCGCCTCGACCTCGCCGGAGGCGTGATCGAGATGAGCCATGGCGGCGGCGGCCGGGCGATGGCCCAGCTGATCGATGAACTCTTCTGCCGTCACCTGGACAACCCGCTGCTCGCCCAGCAGAACGACCAGGCCCTCTTCACGCCGCCGCCGGGGCGGCTCGTCGTCAGTACGGACGGTCACGTGATCGCGCCGCTCTTCTTCCCCGGCGGCGACATCGGCTCGCTGGCCGTGCACGGTACGCTGAACGACGTGGCGATGGCCGGCGCCCGCCCGCTCTACTTGGCGGCCGGCTTCATCCTTGAGGAGGGCTTCCCCCTCGCCGACCTGGAGCGCATCGTCGCGAGCATGGCCGCAGCCGCCAACGCCGCTGGCGTGCCGGTTGTCACCGGCGACACCAAGGTCGTCGAGCGCGGCAAGGGCGACGGCTGCTTCATCACGACGACCGGCATCGGCGTCGTGCCCGACGGGGTCGAGATCTCGGGCGATCGGGCGCGGCCCGGCGATGCGATCCTGGTCAGCGGAACGCTGGGGGATCATGGCGTGGCGATCCTTTCGCAGCGCGAGTCGCTCGGCTTCGAGACCGAGATCGGCTCCGACTCGGCCGCCTTGCACGGGCTGGTCGCGGCCATGGTCGAGGCCGTACCGGACATCCACTGCCTGCGCGACCCGACCCGCGGCGGGCTGGCGACGACGCTCAACGAGCTGGCCCGTCAGTCCGGGGTCGGCATGCAGATCCGCGAGGCGGCGATCCCGATCCACCCCGCAGTCGCCGCCGCCTGCGAGCTCCTCGGGCTCGATGCCCTCTATGTCGCGAACGAGGGCAAGCTGGTCGCGATCTGCCCGGCGGCGCAGGCCGAGCGGCTACTCGCTGCGATGCGCGCCCACCCGCTGGGGGCGGCGGCGGCCTGCATCGGCGAGGTGGTCGAGGACCCGCACGGGTTCGTGCAGATGGAGACCCGCTTCGGCGGCCAGCGGATCGTCGATTGGCTGGCCGGCGATCAGTTGCCGCGGATCTGCTGA